The Erigeron canadensis isolate Cc75 chromosome 4, C_canadensis_v1, whole genome shotgun sequence genome window below encodes:
- the LOC122596548 gene encoding uncharacterized protein LOC122596548, with protein MDKIYKFQTIIIWVFIISSIQVLAKKSPRPISDTEVRQKKQTCYSEIEFGYWGAQCKTSMVAKENCALKCLSPACYELIYESDPLEEGEKDYTRSQEYKYCMHRLSLGESLDGVRGAFE; from the exons ATGGACAAGATTTACAAATTTCAAACAATTATCATCTGGGTATTCATTATTTCTTCAATTCAAGTCCTTGCTAAGAAGTCCCCTCGCCCTATTTCT GATACTGAAGTTAGACAAAAGAAGCAAACTTGTTACTCGGAAATTGAATT TGGATACTGGGGGGCACAATGCAAGACTTCCATGGTTGCAAAGGAGAACTGTGCCTTAAAATGCTTGTCACCGGCTTGTTATGAGCTTATTTACGAGAGTGATCCG CTGGAAGAAGGGGAGAAAGATTACACGAGGAGCCAGGAGTACAAGTACTGTATGCACAG ATTGTCTTTGGGAGAGAGCTTGGATGGTGTTAGAGGTGCTTTCGAGTAA
- the LOC122596676 gene encoding uncharacterized protein LOC122596676: protein MGQILEKLNGKQWREKQIRKISDKVFEYYKNGSGKANMTFEDLYIAVLLVYNDINKRLPGPHFDPPKKEEIRELMKECDLNLDGELNHEEFEEFMKILTADTFVYVTQGLLITLAIAPTVAIATKRTTEGVPGVGKVVQKIPTSVYASLITLVVMMIQKTSE from the exons atGGGACAAATCTTGGAAAAACTTAATG GCAAGCAGTGGAGAGAAAAACAGATACGAAAGATAAGTGACAAGGTTTTTGAATATTACAAGAATGGTTCCGGAAAGGCTAATATGACATTTGAAGATTTATACATTGCTGTGTTGCTCGTGTACAA TGATATCAACAAGCGTTTGCCTGGGCCTCATTTTGATCCACCCAAGAAGGAGGAAATCAGAGAGTTGATGAAG GAATGTGATCTGAATCTTGATGGGGAACTCAACCATGAAGAGTTTGAAGAGTTCATGAAAATACTAACAGCTGATACTTTCGTGTATGTTACTCAAGGATTGCTCATCACTCTAGCTATCGCACCAACAGTGGCTATAGCCACAAAGAGGACAACCGAGGGTGTTCCAGGTGTTGGAAAGGTGGTTCAGAAGATACCAACTTCAGTATACGCGAGCCTTATCACTTTGGTAGTTATGATGATCCAAAAGACTAGCGAGTAA